The following nucleotide sequence is from Chloroflexota bacterium.
CCTACTTCGTGCCCGCCAAGGCCAAGCACCCCAGGGGCGGTATGGAATTCCTCCGTTGCCTGATGTCCAAGGCCAGCGCCAAGTTCTTCGTCACCGAGGTCAGCTCGATGATGCCGGTCATCGGCGGGACCGAGGGCGTGCAGCTGAGCTCGGCCATGGACTCGGCCATCAAGGCCGTGGCGGCCGCCGGGGACGAGATCTTCGTCTACCGCTTCAGCAGCTGGTACCGCAAGCTGGGCACGGAGGTCAGCAACCGCACCGGCGAGCTGCTGACCAAGCGCATCACCCCGGACGAGTTCATCGACGCCGTGCAGAAGGTGGCGGACGAGGTGAAGGCCGATCCGGACATCAAGAAGTACCACCGCTAAAGCCATACGCCTCGCTTCGGCGACCGGTATCAGGATACGTGTCTGGCCTGCGTCCCGCGCGGACGCGGGCCAGACGCCTTGTATCTCGCATGGAGGCGCTCCGTGTATCGCGGCAAATATCGCATCATCATCCCCTTCCTGTTTCCACCCATCGCCCTGTACCTGACGTTCGTCCTCTATCCCTACCTGCGGGCCATGTACGTGAGCCTGACCCGGTGGCGAGGGCTGACCCCCAACCCGGAGTTCATCGGCCTGGCGAACTTCGCCAAGATGCTCCACGACCAGTACTTCTGGAACGCGCTCAAGCACAACATCATCTACCTGTTCACCCTGCCCATCATCATCATCGCCATCGGGCTCTTCATGGCCTTCCTCCTGACCCAGGGGGTGCGCTTTGCGAACTTCTATCGCATCGTCTTCTTCTTCCCACAGGTGATGTCCGTCGTGGCCATCGGCGTGTTGTGGAGCTTCGTCTATCACCCCACCCTGGGGATCCTGAACGCGTTCCTGAAGCTGATCGGCATCCAGTCGCCGCCCGTCTGGCTGGGCAACCCGTCCACCGCGCTGGGCGCCGTGGGGGCCGTCGTGGTCTGGCAGACCGTGGGGTTCTACATGGTGCTCTTCATCGCCGGGATGGAGTCCATCCCCATCACCTTCTACGAGGCAGCGCTGATCGACGGGGCCACCCAGTGGCAGCTCTTCTGGAAGATCACGCTGCCGCTCCTCTGGGATACGGTGCGCACGGCCCTGGTCTTCCTGGCCATCGGCGCCATCGACATGTTCACCATCGTGCAGACGATGACGGAGGGCGGCCCCAGCCGGGCGACCGACGTGCTGGCGACCTATCTGTACGAGTCCGCCTTCCTGAACAGCGAGTTCGGCTACGCCACGGCCATCGCCGTCTCCATGTTCCTGTTGGTGTTGACGCTTTCCATCATCCTCATGCGAGTGACTCAACGCGAGGCCCTGGAGTTCTGAGATGACGACAGAAACCCTCTCCCCGGTCGGGACCCGACGGAAAGGCTCGAGCAACATCTCCGCGACCCTGGTGCGCCTGATCATCGGCATCCTGCTGATGGCATGGGCCATCATGGTGATCTTCCCCCTGCTGTGGCTGCTCTACAGCTCTCTGAAGACGGATCAGGAGATCTTCTTCAATCCCTGGTCCCTCCCGGCCACGCCCCAGTGGAACAATTTCTCACGCGCGTGGACCAAGGCGCACATCGGCACCTACTTCTTCAACAGCCTGGTCGTCGTCATCCCCTCCCTGCTGCTGACCCTGCTCTTCTCCTCGATGGCCGCCTATATCCTGGCCCGGTTCCCCTTCCCGGGCAACCGCGCCATCTTCTATCTCTTCTTGAGCGGGATGATGTTCCCCGTCTTCCTGGCCCTGGTGCCCCTCTTCTTCCTGGTGAACGGCCTCGGCCTGCTGAACACCTACACGGGGCTCATCCTGGTGTACATCGCCTACTCGCTGCCCTTCAGCATCTTCTTCCTCACGGGGTTCTTCAAGACGCTCCCCTCCGAACTCCACGAGGCGGCGATCATCGACGGCGCCAATCAGTACCAGGTCTTCTTCCGGGTCATGTTGCCCCTGGCGCAGCCCGGCCTGGTCAGCATCGGCATCTTCAACTTCCTGGGCATGTGGAACCAGTATATCCTGCCCCTGGTGCTGATGTCCGACAGCGCCAAGTACCTGCTCACCCAGGGATTGGCCTATATGCTCCATCAGCAGTATTATCTGAACGACTGGAGCGGCCTCTTCGCCGCGGTCACCCTCGTGATGATCCCCACCGTGCTGGTATATTCGATCTTCCAGGGGAGGATCCAGAAGGGCATCACCGTGGGCGCGCTGAAGGGATAGGCCGACCTCCCCACCACAAGCATTTTGAGGTGTGCCATCATGTCCGCTTCCCCCGTACGCGCCTGGGAGACCACCCTGGCCCTCGATACCTATCCGATCGGGCCGCCCGATCCCTTCCCGCCCTACCAGCTCACGGGCAACGCCAGCGTCTACCCGTATCCTCTGCTGGACACCCTCTCCACGGAGAAGGAGCGCCGCGAATACCGGGCGTTGATGCTGGAGAATCGCTACCTCCAGGTGACGGTGCTCCCGGAGTTGGGCGGGCGGATCTATCGCGTCCTCGACAAGATCAGCCAGCGCGACATGTTCTACAC
It contains:
- a CDS encoding sugar ABC transporter permease, whose protein sequence is MYRGKYRIIIPFLFPPIALYLTFVLYPYLRAMYVSLTRWRGLTPNPEFIGLANFAKMLHDQYFWNALKHNIIYLFTLPIIIIAIGLFMAFLLTQGVRFANFYRIVFFFPQVMSVVAIGVLWSFVYHPTLGILNAFLKLIGIQSPPVWLGNPSTALGAVGAVVVWQTVGFYMVLFIAGMESIPITFYEAALIDGATQWQLFWKITLPLLWDTVRTALVFLAIGAIDMFTIVQTMTEGGPSRATDVLATYLYESAFLNSEFGYATAIAVSMFLLVLTLSIILMRVTQREALEF
- a CDS encoding carbohydrate ABC transporter permease; translation: MTTETLSPVGTRRKGSSNISATLVRLIIGILLMAWAIMVIFPLLWLLYSSLKTDQEIFFNPWSLPATPQWNNFSRAWTKAHIGTYFFNSLVVVIPSLLLTLLFSSMAAYILARFPFPGNRAIFYLFLSGMMFPVFLALVPLFFLVNGLGLLNTYTGLILVYIAYSLPFSIFFLTGFFKTLPSELHEAAIIDGANQYQVFFRVMLPLAQPGLVSIGIFNFLGMWNQYILPLVLMSDSAKYLLTQGLAYMLHQQYYLNDWSGLFAAVTLVMIPTVLVYSIFQGRIQKGITVGALKG